The Dreissena polymorpha isolate Duluth1 chromosome 9, UMN_Dpol_1.0, whole genome shotgun sequence genome contains the following window.
AAAATGAAAGCGAAAGTTACAATATCTGGACATTCTATAACATGCAGTAGTTATTTCTCTttcatgttatgttaaatataatgtatgttttaGTCACGGAATGAACAAAATAATCGAAAATGTCTGGTGGCACCTTAGCTCAGTAGGAAGAATACTCGGCCGTTTAGCGAGAGCTTCAGTGTTCAAATTCCGGACACGCTTCCCTAAAATCTAACTCTTTGATGCTTATTACTCCTGGTTCTAATAATTATTGCGTGTTTAAGGGGtaatttcataaatatgttttatgtatttatagATAACGTGCAGATAGAGCTAAAGAATGATTACCTTGCTTCAATTCCTGACATGAAGCCTGCAGCAAAACTCGTCGGCCAAATATCAAACCCAAAACTAGGTATATTTATTGCACAGTACAACGTAAGtcgttcattgtttttttttatcttttagaGACGTTTCAATAACGAAATGTATTTAAGCGTAAAACAACACTCTGTAGATAATGGATGTTTATCAAAAAAAGGTTGTGTAGTTTCGTCTTGCAACACAATAATTGTAACTATGTTTTTCGTGCAACTAAACTTTAATGTGTATGGCTAAACTAAAATTAATGGAATAGGTGCGTTCGTGGCTTTATGGCAGAGACTGAAACAAGTATCATTGTCCTTTTAAATATACCCAGTTTTTGTCAAGTAATATGTCTTACTCGGTGAGGTAGATGCATATTATGCACGACCGCATGGAACTGTGAGTACAACACTAAGGGAGGTAACACAAATCGGTTAAGTAGTGCGGTTACCACTATTTCATTAATTATTGATATCGATAATCGATTATTTGCTTCCACGGATAGTTCGCATAAAAGTGAAGGACTCAAATATGTGTGCAATATTATACCCTTAAGTGAAAATTGAGCTGAAGAATTATTATCTAGCAGCAAAACCTAACACGATGACTAAAGCAAAGCTCGTCGGCCAACTATCTACAAAAACCCGGTTATGTTTTAAAGGACAAAGTGTACTTTGTgcattttttaaaaaatataacaatatggCTCTGTGATTAGTATCAAAACACTTCAAACGTgataagtattttaatgaaaggGAAGCACTTTGAAGGATGttgaaatataaacatgtttatttaaacaacttgTTTTGCGAAACACGAACAGTTTGAATTTGAACAATTGGTAAAACTGTTCACAAAGGCAAACTTTACAGTAAAATTGAGTTTTCGTTCGTACAACTGATTCCGTTAATCACTTTTTGTTACATCTTcttaaggtatttttttttaattttagaacCTCAAAGAAAAGAAATGGAAACAGTAGTTGCATGGTTCCACGGCCGTGATTTGGACTATACTACCGGTTACATGAGATACGGTGTCAGATACCAGAACGGTCGCCTTATTGTACCTCTCACGGGCACTTACAATATTTACTCCTTTCTGAGTTTGACAGAAAACAATGACTCACCAGAATACCATTCAGTGAAAAGCACAAATGAAACGCTGGTGAAACACGccatgtacaaatataatgttaAGATTGGAGAAGACGTGGAACTAGCGTCCTCTCTTCAAACGCACCGACAGTCGACCGGTCGAAATTTCAATGCTTTCAGCTCGCAGATTTCAACTTTGGTACAGTTAGAGGCTGGCGACGAAATTTCGGTAAAAATCAGCGACATAACTCTTACGTCTTATCCGGGCGATAATTTCTTTGGTTTGCACATGATTTGACTAGTTGTCCACCCGGTGGGGATGCGTGCTCGCCGCGGGGATGCTAATAACCAAAGGCCCcacacaagaaaaaaaaatagcaGCCTCGAATGAAATTCAAAACAACGCTGGTTTTCGTTCTAAGTAGCGCTAACGCTAATATTACACTACCAACGAAACACGATATATAAGaattaacatttgaaaacaaCTTGATCTTTTCATGCTTCAAgttaaaaacatacaataaaggCCTAAGCATACGAACACGAAATGTTTGGACAGGATTGCCATATGCCGAATCACACTCT
Protein-coding sequences here:
- the LOC127845467 gene encoding tumor necrosis factor ligand superfamily member 15-like, translated to MKPAAKLVGQISNPKLEPQRKEMETVVAWFHGRDLDYTTGYMRYGVRYQNGRLIVPLTGTYNIYSFLSLTENNDSPEYHSVKSTNETLVKHAMYKYNVKIGEDVELASSLQTHRQSTGRNFNAFSSQISTLVQLEAGDEISVKISDITLTSYPGDNFFGLHMI